A region of Salvelinus alpinus chromosome 6, SLU_Salpinus.1, whole genome shotgun sequence DNA encodes the following proteins:
- the LOC139578530 gene encoding uncharacterized protein, whose translation MMVLQEECSVCEPSQGVTPGRPGERRRPSPQGMLLSIGPVMMVVGGFLTLQGPALWLGVLMAVTGATLTTAGLCIVMTTLQVLDVPGHFLLHPRTGTRYSPHQALAIQRRLDRIRREMSEDSVGVTPSLPLPLPPTPPPWDLEAPPSYDSVMKSRGPSDL comes from the exons ATGATGGTGTTGCAGGAGGAGTGTAGTGTATGTGAGCCAAGTCAGGGAGTAACTCCAGGCAGAccgggggagagaaggaggccaTCTCCCCAGGGCATGCTGCTATCTATAGGCCCAGTGATGATG gtagTAGGGGGTTTCCTGACTCTGCAAGGTCCAGCCCTCTGGCTGGGGGTGCTGATGGCTGTTACCGGAGCAACACTGACCACCGCGGGACTCTGTATTGTCATGACCACGCTACAGGTGTTGGACGTACCTGGACACTTCCTGTTACACCCCCGCACAGGAACACGCTACAGCCCACACCAGGCCCTGGCCatccagag gaGGTTGGACCGGATACGTAGAGAGATGTCAGAGGACTCTGTGGGGGtgaccccctctctacccctccccttgccccccacccctcctccctggGACCTGGAGGCACCCCCCTCCTACGACTCTGTCATGAAGAGCCGAGGTCCTTCTGACCTCTGA
- the LOC139577831 gene encoding uncharacterized protein, protein MPSLHHGAIFLGVFLIATGGSTAFLTSSQSRLQAFSLCCVVLGAVMLILGLLWAMSNKHQVEYSQGEYPNFPQYPHQAEHPNYPYPHPDLNYPGRYTHPDLGHVLFSPRGPVGHFPESQSALLQRTEHQRRGVYGANNVDYPPLSPPSRYPPGLGPPPPYEVAIKTTCSSTHLRRAYSDTHLASEPLFGRSREISFEV, encoded by the exons ATGCCTTCCCTCCACCACGGCGCCATCTTCCTCGGAGTCTTTCTCATCGCGACAGGCGGCTCCACTGCCTTTCTCACCTCCTCACAG aGCCGCCTGCAGGCGTTCTCTCTGTGCTGTGTGGTGCTGGGAGCCGTCATGCTGATCCTGGGGCTTCTCTGGGCCATGAGTAACAAGCACCAGGTAGAGTACAGCCAGGGAGAGTACCCCAACTTCCCCCAATACCCCCACCAGGCAGAACATCCCAACTATCCCTACCCACACCCAGACCTCAACTACCCTGGCCGGTACACCCATCCTGACCTGGGACACGTCCTCTTCAGCCCCCGTGGTCCTGTTGGACACTTCCCAGAGTCCCAGTCAGCCCTACTGCAGAG gaCCGAGCACCAGCGGCGAGGTGTGTATGGGGCTAATAATGTGGACTACCCCCCACTCAGCCCCCCTTCCCGCTACCCCCCCGGGCTGGGCCCCCCACCTCCCTACGAGGTCGCCATAAAGACCACCTGTAGCTCCACCCACCTGCGCCGCGCCTACTCAGACACACACCTGGCCTCGGAACCCCTGTTTGGCCGATCACGGGAGATCAGCTTTGAGGTGTGA
- the dhcr24 gene encoding delta(24)-sterol reductase, whose amino-acid sequence MDPLLYLGGLVVLFLLWIKVKGLDYVIVHQRWIFVCLFLLPLSVIFDVYYYLRAWLIFKMCSAPKQHDQRVRNIQRQVREWRKEGGKTHMCTGRPGWLTVSLRVGKYKKTNKNIMINMMDILEVDTQRQVVRVEPLVNMGQITALLNSLGWTLPVLPELDDLTVGGLVMGTGIESSSHIYGLFQHICVAFELVLADGSLVRCTEEENSDLFHAVPWSCGTLGFLVAAEIKIVPARLWVRLQYEPIRGLENICRRFSEASEDKNNTFVEGLQYSLDEAVIMTGTMTDTAEPAKINRIGLHYKPWFFKHVERYLKENKKAVEYIPLRHYYHRHTRSIFWELQDIIPFGNHPVFRWLFGWMVPPKISLLKLTQGETIRQLYEQHHVVQDMLVPMKHIQTAIARFHQDIHVYPLWLCPFMLPPGRGMVHPKGEEAELYVDIGAYGEPGVKHFQAKASCRQLEQFVREVHGFQMLYADVYMERSEFWEMFDGTLYHRLRKELGCQDAFPEVYDKICKAARH is encoded by the exons ATGGATCCGTTGCTGTATCTTGGTGGACTGGTAGTACTATTTCTGTTGTGGATCAAGGTGAAAGGCTTAGACTACGTGATCGTTCATCAGAGATGGATATTCGTCTGTCTGTTTCTGCTGCCGCTCTCAGTCATATTTGATGTGTATTATTACCTGCGCGCGTGGCTCATCTTCAAGATGTGTTCCGCGCCTAAACAGCACGACCAGCGCGTACGGAACATCCAGAGACAA GTGCGCGAATGGAGGAAGGAGGGGGGGAAAACCCACATGTGTACAGGTCGTCCAGGCTGGctgactgtctctctcagagTGGGGAAATACAAGAAGACCAATAAGAACATCATGATCAACATGATGGACATACTTGAGgtggacacacagagacag GTGGTTCGTGTGGAGCCCctggtcaacatgggccagataACTGCTCTCCTCAACTCCCTGGGCTGGACTCTGCCTGTGCTGCCAGAACTGGACGACCTCACTGTCG gAGGTCTTGTGATGGGTACAGGTATTGAGTCGTCCTCTCATATCTATGGACTCTTCCAGCACATCTGTGTTGCCTTTGAGCTGGTGCTGGCTGATGGCAGCCTGGTCCGCTGTACTGAG GAGGAGAATTCTGACCTGTTCCACGCGGTTCCTTGGTCCTGTGGAACTCTGGGTTTCCTGGTTGCCGCGGAAATAAAGATCGTCCCTGCGAGGTTGTGGGTTCGTTTGCAGTATGAGCCAATCAGAGGGCTGGAGAACATCTGCCGTCGGTTCAGTGAGGCGTCTGAGGACAAGAACAACACATTTGTAGAAGGACTGCAGTACTCACTGGATGAAGCTGTTATCATGACTGGCACTATGACTGACACGGCTGAACCCGCcaag atcaACCGGATCGGCCTGCACTATAAGCCTTGGTTCTTCAAGCACGTTGAGAGATACTTGAAAGAGAACAAGAAAGCAGTAGAGTACATCCCTCTACGCCACtactaccacagacacacacgatCCATCTTCTGGGAgctccag GACATCATCCCGTTTGGTAACCACCCAGTGTTCCGGTGGTTGTTTGGCTGGATGGTTCCTCCTAAGATCTCTCTGTTGAAGCTGACCCAGGGAGAGACCATCAGACAGCTGTATGAGCAGCACCATGTTGTCCAGGACATGCTGGTCCCCATGAAACACATCCAGACCGCTATTGCACGCTTCCACCAGGACATCCAC GTGTACCCTCTGTGGTTGTGTCCGTTCATGCTCCCCCCGGGCCGGGGGATGGTTCATCCTAAAGGTGAGGAGGCAGAGCTGTATGTGGACATCGGAGCGTATGGAGAACCCGGAGTTAAACACTTCCAGGCTAAAGCCTCGTGTAGACAGCTGGAGCAGTTTGTCAGGGAGGTGCACGG gttCCAGATGCTCTATGCTGATGTGTACATGGAGCGCAGTGAGTTCTGGGAGATGTTTGACGGGACGTTGTATCACCGTCTGAGGAAGGAGCTTGGCTGTCAGGACGCTTTCCCCGAGGTCTACGACAAGATCTGCAAAGCTGCACgacactga